A stretch of the Geovibrio thiophilus genome encodes the following:
- a CDS encoding cytochrome c3 family protein → MIKKLLLLAGIVCISVFQANAETCVTAQCHADIKQYEVLHAPVEADECTTCHIMDDYEQHIDEPTQFKEFSSPAEEGPVCLVCHDEKGDKKFVHAPVEGGDCTACHNPHGGTNKFLLITATESETCFQCHENDKMSKKFLHGPVGAGECASCHDPHSSDHQYQLKAEKNELCFICHSDKKADLSKVSVHAPVADDCTQCHDPHNSDAKFHLKATDEKTLCLTCHGDMDPAFKENILTAQFKHQPVEDGSCGECHNPHASDFGQLLRSDTKQICFECHQDLGSRIEHSQYIHAPVEFDGCNACHNVHGSGNPFILYEHFPKTFYNQYTEGMYKICYECHDTGNLESATTDGTGFRNGEQNLHYLHVMIPGKGRSCKACHEVHASNQPLHIRNSVPFGSGGWELPIKFTRNENGGTCVVGCHKPKTYDRVNEFQNP, encoded by the coding sequence GTGATTAAGAAATTATTATTGCTTGCGGGAATTGTCTGTATTTCCGTATTTCAGGCAAATGCGGAGACATGCGTCACCGCTCAGTGTCATGCGGACATAAAACAATATGAGGTGCTCCACGCTCCGGTCGAGGCTGATGAATGCACAACATGCCACATAATGGATGACTATGAGCAGCATATAGACGAGCCAACTCAATTTAAGGAGTTTTCATCTCCCGCTGAGGAGGGTCCGGTGTGCCTTGTCTGCCATGATGAAAAAGGGGACAAAAAGTTTGTGCACGCTCCTGTCGAAGGGGGGGACTGCACGGCATGCCACAACCCCCACGGCGGAACGAACAAATTTCTGCTGATTACCGCTACCGAATCTGAAACATGCTTTCAGTGCCATGAAAATGATAAAATGAGCAAGAAATTCCTCCACGGTCCGGTTGGTGCCGGAGAATGTGCCTCATGCCATGATCCGCACTCCTCCGATCATCAGTACCAGCTTAAAGCCGAAAAGAATGAACTATGCTTCATATGCCACTCGGATAAAAAGGCTGATTTGTCAAAGGTTAGTGTGCATGCTCCCGTTGCGGATGACTGCACCCAGTGCCACGATCCCCACAACTCGGACGCCAAGTTCCACCTGAAGGCGACTGATGAGAAGACTCTCTGCCTCACCTGCCACGGCGACATGGATCCTGCCTTTAAGGAGAATATCCTGACGGCGCAGTTTAAACACCAGCCCGTTGAGGACGGAAGCTGCGGCGAATGCCACAACCCCCACGCCTCCGACTTCGGTCAGCTCCTCCGTTCGGACACCAAGCAGATCTGCTTTGAATGCCATCAGGATCTGGGCAGCAGGATAGAACATTCGCAGTATATTCACGCTCCGGTTGAGTTTGACGGCTGCAACGCCTGCCACAATGTGCACGGTTCAGGCAATCCGTTCATTCTGTATGAGCACTTTCCTAAAACATTCTACAACCAGTACACGGAAGGCATGTACAAAATATGCTACGAATGCCACGACACGGGCAACCTCGAATCAGCCACGACGGACGGAACAGGCTTCCGCAACGGCGAACAGAACCTGCATTATCTGCATGTTATGATTCCCGGCAAGGGCAGAAGCTGCAAGGCATGCCATGAGGTGCACGCATCCAACCAGCCGCTCCACATAAGAAACAGTGTGCCTTTCGGCTCCGGCGGATGGGAGCTTCCCATTAAATTTACCCGTAACGAAAACGGCGGAACCTGCGTAGTGGGCTGCCATAAACCGAAAACATACGACAGGGTGAATGAGTTTCAGAATCCCTAA
- a CDS encoding tetratricopeptide repeat protein, with protein MRKTALALAAVFMSFAAFAFPLKEIKEGDRVDMKKFAYSSKAYTDKEDKAPLKVLLLWKGDKRLSKNTFEEFKQFCEKSDVVCVAVELGVDETLKPVKNVIYAADTVKMTDSWGIFTLPVTLVLDGDNKIIHGLGFEGQYRAKLEKFIELKQGKISEAEYQKITNVQGVDKTVSKLPEINFAKNMIKSGQTEDARKRLAEIDPAALSDTEKTRLAEAYFMLKEYGGALEILKGIKSTVPEVRFLLGYAYMQTKNYEEALSELESVKDIYPRKERVYYALAKIYYEKDMYKEAADYFNRCCEIVIDF; from the coding sequence ATGAGAAAAACCGCACTTGCGCTTGCCGCAGTTTTTATGAGCTTCGCCGCATTCGCCTTCCCTCTGAAAGAGATTAAAGAGGGAGACAGGGTGGATATGAAGAAATTTGCCTATTCTTCAAAAGCTTATACTGATAAAGAGGATAAGGCGCCATTGAAGGTTCTTCTCCTCTGGAAAGGGGATAAGAGGCTCAGCAAAAACACCTTTGAGGAGTTCAAGCAGTTCTGTGAAAAGAGCGATGTTGTGTGCGTTGCCGTGGAGCTGGGTGTTGATGAAACGCTGAAACCAGTGAAAAATGTTATATATGCTGCTGATACCGTTAAAATGACCGACTCATGGGGGATATTTACGCTTCCGGTGACCCTTGTGCTGGACGGTGACAACAAAATTATCCATGGTCTCGGCTTTGAAGGGCAGTACAGGGCTAAGCTTGAGAAGTTCATTGAGCTGAAGCAGGGAAAGATCTCTGAGGCTGAGTACCAGAAGATTACCAATGTGCAGGGTGTTGACAAAACTGTCAGCAAACTGCCGGAAATAAACTTCGCTAAAAATATGATAAAGAGCGGGCAGACTGAGGATGCCCGCAAACGCCTTGCCGAGATTGACCCCGCAGCTCTGAGCGATACGGAGAAGACAAGACTGGCGGAGGCATATTTCATGCTTAAGGAATACGGCGGAGCTCTGGAGATTCTGAAAGGCATCAAGAGCACGGTTCCGGAGGTCAGGTTTCTTCTCGGCTATGCCTACATGCAGACAAAAAACTATGAAGAGGCTTTAAGCGAGCTTGAATCAGTGAAGGATATTTACCCCCGCAAAGAGCGTGTCTACTACGCTCTGGCAAAAATATACTACGAAAAAGATATGTACAAGGAAGCGGCGGATTACTTTAATCGCTGCTGTGAGATAGTGATCGATTTTTAA
- a CDS encoding cytochrome c3 family protein, whose amino-acid sequence MKEHIATKRGESVRVFIYCIVSLMILASAAACGSNSSSNSSAQKNAIGIPQLTDSKSHSGWEREDCSLCHPSNQLDEIHSYNPALADSFKKVDADDIGACLYCHGTNGIKGVTAESYQCTLCHADPSVVASASLFGGHATMHDLDGDGKIGNSDCVICHQYTDMNGAVNFARDFRQSTETYTSATDFCLTCHDGNGAFGITPPVLAFDGDFTNIFDTFRGIAGQTLTADIHGAKDGLGQTFGQFRPGASYTSAMEIGCTQCHEVHTSDNSYLITRFGESAEDADADALDASVSVTGNNFTELCALCHMSPDGAITGNGLQEVVHPSGYDSNCTNCHYHGAGYGDKTNLF is encoded by the coding sequence ATGAAAGAACATATAGCAACAAAACGGGGTGAATCCGTGAGAGTTTTTATTTACTGCATTGTTTCATTAATGATTCTGGCATCTGCCGCTGCCTGCGGAAGCAACAGCTCAAGCAACTCATCAGCGCAGAAAAACGCCATAGGCATACCTCAGCTTACAGACTCCAAAAGCCACAGCGGATGGGAAAGAGAGGACTGCTCACTCTGCCATCCGTCAAATCAGCTTGATGAAATACATTCATACAACCCTGCCCTTGCTGACAGCTTCAAAAAAGTTGATGCGGACGACATAGGCGCATGCCTCTACTGCCACGGAACAAACGGCATAAAAGGCGTAACCGCCGAAAGCTACCAGTGCACCCTCTGCCACGCTGACCCGTCAGTAGTTGCTTCCGCCTCCCTTTTCGGCGGTCATGCGACAATGCACGACCTTGACGGAGACGGCAAAATCGGCAACTCCGATTGTGTGATATGCCATCAGTACACAGACATGAACGGCGCAGTTAACTTCGCCAGAGATTTCAGACAGAGCACGGAAACTTACACTTCCGCCACAGATTTCTGTCTTACATGCCATGACGGAAACGGAGCCTTCGGCATCACACCGCCCGTACTGGCTTTTGACGGCGATTTCACTAATATATTCGACACATTCAGAGGAATAGCAGGACAGACCCTCACGGCGGACATACACGGCGCTAAGGACGGTCTGGGACAGACCTTCGGTCAGTTCAGACCCGGTGCATCATATACAAGCGCAATGGAGATAGGCTGCACCCAGTGCCACGAGGTGCACACATCAGACAACTCATACCTCATCACCCGTTTCGGTGAAAGCGCGGAGGATGCTGATGCTGATGCGCTTGATGCGTCTGTAAGCGTGACCGGTAATAACTTTACGGAACTCTGCGCCCTTTGCCATATGAGTCCGGACGGAGCAATAACAGGCAACGGTCTTCAGGAAGTCGTTCACCCTAGCGGTTATGACTCCAATTGCACAAACTGCCATTACCACGGTGCAGGCTACGGGGATAAGACTAACCTTTTCTGA
- a CDS encoding cytochrome c3 family protein: MNKRLTWFLLVLPVLLFGCTKFYYQSPYVKFNHEQHVNILFEQKKDCFYCHKLPDIETFINKGSDFKIGAELKIDNTCHTCHKEEITKVVSAPQNCYVCHDNLKTMKPEDHLTQWTKLHAVPAALDKKSCESCHSDWYCESCHSQQYAKDGYRHPRAFRLVHSVEAMMDPASCDSCHKASFCIDCHRNN; the protein is encoded by the coding sequence ATGAATAAGCGATTAACATGGTTTTTACTGGTTCTGCCGGTTCTTCTGTTCGGCTGTACGAAGTTTTACTACCAGTCCCCTTACGTCAAGTTCAACCACGAACAGCACGTAAACATTCTGTTTGAACAGAAAAAGGACTGCTTCTACTGCCACAAGCTGCCCGATATTGAGACCTTCATCAATAAAGGGAGTGACTTCAAAATCGGCGCCGAGCTGAAAATCGACAACACCTGCCACACCTGCCACAAGGAGGAGATAACTAAGGTCGTCTCCGCCCCGCAGAACTGCTACGTGTGCCATGATAACCTAAAGACCATGAAGCCGGAAGACCATCTCACACAGTGGACAAAGCTCCATGCCGTGCCCGCTGCTCTGGATAAAAAGAGCTGCGAAAGCTGCCACTCAGACTGGTACTGCGAAAGCTGCCACAGTCAGCAGTACGCCAAAGACGGATACAGACATCCAAGAGCGTTCAGGCTTGTTCACTCTGTAGAGGCAATGATGGATCCGGCATCGTGCGACAGCTGCCACAAGGCATCCTTCTGCATAGACTGCCACAGGAATAACTGA
- a CDS encoding cytochrome c3 family protein: MKFIRVLLIILSIAWIGGCGGSDSIKPSVDDDTRTITTAKIASDGTLSYTGTGSFEGFSLTASIPTLAGTTVYIEKTDSAYVKDGYTALSPVFSVRFTDAASSSAPSAVYDAVITIPYTLSGTATDANTVFLAIINNSAVIQSSSKPAAGIIRSATDIPFSFFAGYLNEAETPATKKFIKLLSKSYREAFADSEYFTDPSNIQIPDVIRGTEHVQPGEKTSLDIDTAAFGEPVLNVQWTVKRADGSSFTPLVSGNQAVFIPDTFGNYTVSATVTGSTKTASESLTIKVFGYSYDKNNNRTYCLLFCHSGSVTAPDHKDMYGREIMRNLQTAWSASGHAGAYNTAVTNANSTECATCHGTGLFLADRNSNGTDDYPAVYGFDDTMTVNTDASSASAHLKGVTCEACHGPTATFTGGLSGTISFTGHPSTISISSGVCLTCHDTGKSGGHFAEFHDSGGESTHENSHTVSNSIVVTNEACFKCHSGEGALGMIFGTEITRADTDRISGITCNVCHDPHGEGGHNAQLRVSGSHTLTLYSGNVTVDAGDGKICYTCHNTDGAGIGAVPHNSQAEMFEGKGGWTYGETISLTAAHKALLDCADCHMNRDAGTTHSMAMSENRSDRLAYCNDSCHTGVTADADGRYDYLGKTADVRTLMDTLKARINTLAGRAAESEISASYSVTGNTALTSALNRAAYNYNFIISDKSFGLHNYRYAARLLELSINDLTSF; this comes from the coding sequence ATGAAATTTATTAGAGTCTTATTGATTATATTAAGCATAGCATGGATCGGAGGATGCGGCGGGAGCGACAGTATCAAGCCTTCCGTTGATGACGACACACGAACCATTACAACCGCAAAGATCGCATCCGACGGAACACTCAGCTACACAGGAACAGGCAGCTTTGAAGGCTTTTCGCTCACTGCGAGCATTCCGACCCTCGCCGGAACCACTGTATACATAGAAAAAACCGACTCCGCCTATGTCAAAGACGGCTACACAGCTCTTTCTCCCGTTTTTTCGGTGAGATTTACCGATGCAGCCTCCTCTTCGGCTCCTTCCGCTGTATATGACGCGGTTATAACAATACCCTACACCCTTTCAGGCACGGCAACGGACGCCAATACTGTTTTCCTCGCAATAATAAACAACAGCGCAGTCATTCAGTCATCATCAAAACCGGCAGCGGGGATTATCCGCTCCGCGACTGACATACCTTTCAGCTTCTTCGCGGGGTACCTCAACGAAGCTGAAACTCCTGCGACAAAGAAATTCATAAAGCTACTGTCCAAAAGCTACAGAGAAGCCTTTGCGGACAGCGAATACTTCACTGATCCGTCAAATATCCAGATTCCCGACGTGATAAGAGGAACAGAGCATGTGCAGCCCGGCGAGAAGACCTCTCTCGATATTGACACGGCAGCGTTCGGCGAACCGGTGCTGAATGTTCAGTGGACAGTAAAAAGAGCCGACGGTTCTTCTTTTACTCCGTTAGTTTCCGGAAACCAAGCAGTGTTCATTCCAGACACATTCGGAAACTACACAGTCAGCGCCACTGTTACGGGAAGCACCAAGACAGCCTCAGAAAGCCTTACAATCAAGGTGTTCGGCTATTCATACGATAAAAACAACAACAGAACATACTGCCTTCTTTTCTGCCACAGCGGCTCCGTCACCGCTCCCGATCATAAAGATATGTACGGCAGGGAGATAATGAGAAACCTCCAGACTGCTTGGAGCGCAAGCGGACACGCCGGAGCCTATAACACGGCGGTAACAAACGCAAACAGCACTGAATGCGCCACCTGCCACGGCACAGGACTTTTCTTAGCCGACAGAAACAGCAACGGGACGGACGATTATCCGGCTGTTTACGGTTTTGACGATACAATGACGGTTAATACGGACGCCTCCAGCGCATCCGCGCATCTCAAGGGCGTTACCTGCGAAGCCTGCCACGGTCCCACAGCAACCTTCACAGGCGGTCTGAGCGGCACAATAAGCTTCACGGGGCATCCCTCAACCATATCAATCTCATCCGGCGTGTGCCTCACCTGCCACGACACAGGCAAAAGCGGCGGTCACTTCGCTGAGTTCCATGACTCAGGCGGCGAAAGCACACACGAAAATTCCCATACAGTCTCGAACTCTATTGTAGTGACAAATGAAGCCTGCTTCAAATGCCACAGCGGAGAGGGAGCCCTCGGAATGATATTCGGAACGGAAATAACCCGCGCCGATACGGACAGAATCAGCGGCATAACCTGCAATGTCTGCCATGACCCCCACGGTGAAGGCGGACATAACGCTCAGCTCAGAGTATCGGGAAGCCACACGCTCACGCTTTACAGCGGTAATGTCACTGTAGACGCAGGAGACGGCAAAATATGCTACACATGCCACAACACAGACGGAGCGGGAATCGGCGCTGTTCCCCACAACTCTCAGGCAGAGATGTTTGAAGGCAAGGGCGGCTGGACTTATGGCGAAACAATTAGCCTCACCGCTGCTCACAAGGCTCTGCTTGACTGCGCCGACTGCCATATGAACAGAGACGCAGGCACAACCCACAGCATGGCAATGAGCGAAAACAGAAGCGACAGGCTCGCTTACTGCAATGATTCATGCCACACGGGAGTCACGGCTGACGCAGACGGCAGGTACGACTATCTGGGAAAAACGGCGGATGTACGAACTCTTATGGACACTCTTAAGGCAAGAATAAACACCCTCGCGGGAAGAGCGGCGGAAAGTGAAATATCCGCCTCCTACAGCGTGACGGGCAACACCGCCCTGACAAGCGCCCTGAACCGCGCTGCCTACAACTATAACTTTATAATTTCGGATAAAAGCTTCGGTCTGCATAACTACCGTTACGCAGCGAGACTGCTTGAGCTCTCGATAAACGACCTTACTTCATTTTAA
- a CDS encoding cytochrome c3 family protein yields MEIIFPITNKVKSVSDIHIIGKSSAKDPVTIEINGVKSVKKLIESKDANGENFYMLMTILKLNAGENTIIVTQGKDVNTVQVNKVDSPTTISDWTEGYMNFHSSDRREICLACHRFQDLNDCVNCHRDKFMGTWVHAPVKQAKCFECHEKDNNLIPQEPFSETCLKCHNNFSIQMKSSQYVHGPVAAGFCTICHSPHKSTDKTHLRKPVNELCDGCHASSELGFNYHQKSYIKFHPVDKVYMEKFNKTLDCSDCHTPHYSSDPLLLSADNVTKDQLCAKCHDEQNTAELLKVLTDKHNAEAK; encoded by the coding sequence TTGGAAATAATTTTCCCGATCACTAATAAAGTGAAGTCCGTCAGTGACATACACATAATAGGAAAGTCGTCTGCAAAAGACCCTGTTACCATAGAAATCAACGGGGTGAAGAGCGTTAAGAAGCTCATTGAGTCAAAGGACGCAAACGGTGAGAACTTCTACATGCTCATGACAATTCTCAAGCTCAACGCAGGAGAGAATACTATAATCGTCACTCAGGGCAAGGATGTTAACACCGTACAGGTGAACAAAGTTGATTCTCCCACCACCATCAGTGACTGGACAGAAGGCTATATGAATTTCCACAGCAGCGACAGGAGGGAAATATGCCTCGCCTGTCACAGGTTTCAGGATCTCAACGACTGTGTGAACTGCCACAGGGATAAATTCATGGGCACGTGGGTACATGCTCCGGTAAAACAGGCTAAGTGCTTTGAGTGCCATGAAAAAGACAACAACCTTATCCCGCAGGAGCCTTTTTCGGAAACATGCCTCAAGTGCCACAATAATTTCAGCATACAGATGAAATCCTCCCAGTACGTTCACGGTCCGGTTGCAGCGGGTTTCTGCACCATATGCCACTCGCCGCACAAATCCACGGATAAAACTCATCTGAGAAAGCCTGTTAACGAGCTCTGCGACGGATGTCACGCTTCCAGCGAACTCGGCTTCAACTACCATCAGAAAAGCTACATCAAGTTCCACCCCGTTGACAAGGTATACATGGAAAAATTCAATAAAACGCTGGACTGCTCTGACTGCCATACTCCGCACTACTCAAGCGACCCCCTGCTGCTCAGCGCAGATAATGTGACCAAGGATCAGCTTTGCGCGAAATGTCATGATGAGCAAAATACCGCAGAGCTCCTTAAAGTTCTTACAGATAAGCATAACGCAGAAGCAAAGTGA
- a CDS encoding tetratricopeptide repeat protein, with protein MLSFSSMRNTLCAAALSAAVFSAAGAHAADTGSALKAASDAEPVFSSVSEIKNPHGGKAVLFFDHTKRFDLNILAEFLKDCNNFEGVKCFCADASGAEKKTLYSFFGKSDSKACIYKAAPAEDAPYMLFIKEDKAAGMIGKDGSFAALTPVYLSYLAGKTDEARLAEMIDAAEKSENYKKIVPRMNLVLMLAKKGELEAAVHEMDKVNAAELDDKGKLLLGQTYLRLKAADRAYAAFSACTDSTECVLYSGIAAYLKGDSDNALQILNGIKDSYGDKNKINYYLKKIYESQGDSAHAEEIRLPENYNIGSE; from the coding sequence ATGCTTTCATTTTCGAGTATGAGAAATACACTTTGTGCGGCGGCGCTTTCAGCGGCGGTTTTTTCCGCCGCGGGCGCCCATGCGGCGGATACCGGAAGTGCGCTCAAGGCGGCTTCCGACGCTGAACCGGTTTTTTCGTCCGTTTCGGAAATAAAGAATCCGCACGGCGGAAAAGCCGTGCTGTTCTTTGATCACACAAAGAGATTCGATCTTAATATTCTCGCTGAATTTCTTAAAGACTGTAATAACTTTGAAGGAGTAAAGTGCTTCTGTGCGGATGCTTCCGGCGCAGAGAAAAAAACGCTTTACTCATTCTTCGGCAAGTCAGACAGCAAAGCCTGTATCTACAAAGCCGCTCCCGCTGAGGATGCGCCCTATATGCTTTTTATAAAAGAGGACAAAGCAGCCGGAATGATCGGCAAGGACGGCAGCTTCGCCGCGCTCACACCTGTTTATCTATCCTATCTTGCGGGCAAAACCGATGAAGCACGGCTTGCTGAAATGATTGACGCCGCCGAAAAGTCCGAAAATTATAAAAAAATTGTTCCCCGGATGAATCTGGTTCTCATGCTTGCCAAAAAAGGCGAGCTTGAGGCGGCAGTGCACGAGATGGACAAGGTTAATGCGGCGGAACTTGATGATAAGGGAAAACTTCTCCTCGGGCAGACCTATCTGAGGCTCAAAGCCGCAGACAGGGCATACGCCGCCTTCTCAGCCTGTACGGACAGCACGGAATGCGTTCTCTACAGCGGAATTGCCGCGTACCTGAAGGGCGACAGCGACAACGCTCTGCAAATCCTCAACGGTATTAAGGACAGCTACGGGGATAAAAACAAAATCAATTATTACCTGAAGAAAATATATGAATCACAAGGGGACAGTGCACATGCTGAAGAGATTCGGTTGCCGGAAAATTATAATATTGGTTCTGAGTAG